A genomic window from Sebastes fasciatus isolate fSebFas1 chromosome 7, fSebFas1.pri, whole genome shotgun sequence includes:
- the nars2 gene encoding asparaginyl-tRNA synthetase: MFQAAAKTLSVAATTSSVSRGVLVSVRHYCRRTPATLRVSEALSAAKLGENVKVKGWVRSVRPQKANLFLHVNDGSSLQSLQVVASSELNDLLLTFGSAVEVTGTLRKSPHQKQPVELEADQIHVVGECNPVDFPFKIKERHGLEYIRQFPHLRCRTNAFSSLLRIRSEATSAVHSYFKENGFVQIHTPVITSNDCEGAGELFQVEPPLPENEEDEKFFFSVPAFLTVSGQLHLEVMSGAFSRVYSFGPTFRAENSQSRRHLAEFYMVEAEVSFTQSLEDLTKVMEDMFRSATEHVLAHCAEDVDLFHKHVTPGHRDTVEAMLKKRFPAITYSEAIDILNRSSQKFAFPTDWGCDLQTEHEKYLVKHCGNVPVFVTDYPYDLKPFYARDNQDHPAHTAAAVDLLVPGVGELCGGSLREERMDLLRARLEELGLEDTYSWYLDMRRFGSVPHGGFGMGFERYLQCILGVDNIKDVIPFPRFSHSCLL, translated from the exons ATGTTTCAGGCTGCAGCTAAAACGCTTTCTGTTGCAGCAACAACCTCTTCAGTATCTCGGGGAGTATTAGTTAGTGTTAGACATTACTGCAGGAGGACACCAGCGACACTACGAGTATCTGAAGCACTTTCAGCTGCTAAACTAGGAGAAAATGTCAAAGTAAAG GGATGGGTTCGCTCTGTCAGACCTCAGAAGGCAAATCTCTTTCTCCACGTGAATGATGGGAGCTCTTTGCAGTCATTGCAGGTTGTCGCCAGTTCAGAGCTGAATGATCT GTTGCTCACATTTGGTAGTGCTGTAGAAGTCACAGGTACTCTTAGGAAAAGTCCACACCAAAAACAGCCAGTTGAGCTGGAAGCAGACCAAATCCATGTAGTTGGAGAATGTAACCCTGTG GATTTCCCTTTCAAAATCAAAGAGAGACACGGCCTCGAGTATATTCGCCAGTTTCCTCATCTCAGGTGCAGAACAAATGCCTTCAGCTCCCTGCTGAGAATACGAAGTGAGGCCACTTCAGCAGTTCACTCATATTTCAAG gagAATGGCTTTGTGCAGATTCACACTCCAGTCATCACCTCAAATGACTGTGAAGGGGCAGGGGAGCTCTTTCAGGTTGAG CCACCACTCCCAGAGAATGAAGAAGATGAGAAGTTTTTCTTCTCTGTTCCTGCCTTCCTGACTGTGTCCGGTCAGCTTCATTTGGAAGTGATGTCAGG GGCGTTTTCTAGAGTCTATTCATTTGGGCCAACCTTTCGTGCAGAGAACTCCCAAAGCAGACGCCACCTGGCTGAGTTTTACATGGTGGAGGCCGAGGTCTCCTTCACACAGTCCTTAGAGGATCTCACTAAG GTCATGGAGGACATGTTCAGATCTGCCACGGAGCATGTCTTGGCTCACTGTGCCGAGGACGTGGATTTGTTTCACAAGCATGTGACTCCTGGACACAGG GACACTGTGGAGGCTATGCTGAAGAAGAGATTCCCTGC GATTACCTACAGTGAAGCTATAGACATCCTAAACCGCAGCTCTCAGAAGTTTGCCTTCCCAACAGAC TGGGGTTGTGACCTTCAGACAGAACACGAGAAGTACCTGGTGAAACATTGCGGCAACGTTCCAGTCTTTGTCACTGATTATCCTTACGATCTGAAGCCTTTTTATGCAAGAGACAACCAGGATCATCCTGCGCACACG GCAGCTGCAGTGGACCTCCTAGTGCCAGGAGTTGGAGAGCTCTGTGGGGGCTcgctgagagaggagaggatggatcTGCTGAGGGCTCGGCTGGAAGA GCTTGGATTGGAAGACACCTAcagctg GTATCTGGATATGAGGCGTTTTGGCTCCGTCCCTCATGGTGGTTTTGGAATGGGATTTGAGCGATAtttgcaatgcattctgggtgTTGACAACATAAAAGACGTGATTCCTTTCCCAAGATTTTCCCATTCTTGTCTTCTATAA